The window ACAGCCCCTTCAAGCATCCTGGAATGAGCTTGTGCAAGCACTCTGTCGGGGCTGTTTTCCGGTAATATGTCGGTATTTTCGGTCATTCCTGCTTTACTTGTGCCTATAGTCTGTTAGTCGTCTCCTTCCCCTTCACCTTCATCATCGTCATCATCATCGCTCTCATCAAATTCTACCTGGAGAGCAATCCATAAGTTGTTGGAAGAATCAAAGTAGATAGTTGCTGCAGCCTCTACGTTGATTCCTTGTGAAAGTGCGGTTTCCACATCCTGCAGGGTTGCGATTTTGTCCGGATTGATCACAGTTTCGTCTGTGATTTTGATCGTCTTTCCGCTTAGAACGGTGAAGGTATTATCGGTACCGTCAACAGATACAACCGGTTCATCAATTTCCTGTACATTGTACGTAAATTCCACTTCCTCAACGATGAGCCTGCCCGTTGTTGTTTCAACAACGAATTTTCCATCAGCAAATACGGGTAGGCTGTCTTCAATAGCATTCTGTACTTCCTGGAGGGATAAGAAATCACTGTCGTCATCAATTTCTGAGGTTTCAGTCAGATAATAAGTATCACCCGACTGAACGGTGAAGGCATTGTCGTTCAGGTTCACCGATAGTATGGCTTCTTCAAACTCGTTGGAATCATCTTCAAATTCCACTTCAGAGGCTGTCCAAAGGTTCTCGCTCTCTTGATCTCTGATATAATCACCCTCCGCTTTAACGCGATTGTTTTCGCTGAGTGCAGCTGCCACCTCCTGCAGTGAAAAGTAGTCACCGTCATCTTCAATCAAGGTTTCTGCTGTCAACCTGATTCTTTGTCCGTTCGCAAGGACAAAAATATTCTGAGTCAGATTCACTTCGGCAATCCGCCCTTCAAACTCATCATCATCAAAAACGGTGCCTTTATCCAGGCGGACCCGGAAAACATCAAAAAAGTTTCGAAATTTTAGCAGTGCTGTACCATCGCCTGCAAACTCAAGTGTTCCGTTTACGATCTTGGTACCTTCAGATGCAGATCCGTTTTCTCTTATTGTGGATTCATAGCTGAGAGCTCCGGTTACTCCCGATCTGAAATTCCTGTTAGCTTCCACATTCTCTTTGTTGATGGAGACATTCAGAAAATTCATATCCAGTATATACTCTCTTTCGAGACGGCTTCCGTCTGGTTGAATGATCGAGAAAAATCCCTCCCCCGAGTGAATGCCATCGATCAGTAAATTCGGACTTGCACCTGATATCCCGTCAATGAAAAAGCGGTCAACCCGTGAAAAAACGGAGAGCTTGTCTGTGGTTTCAATGCTTCCTGATTTAGAGGATAAAAATTCTACGGATTCAATGGAGCTGAAATTTTCGACAGGATTTTCAATCAGGTTGCCCTGGCTGTTTCTGAATGTGTAGGTAAGTGAAACATCACTGCTCACCTGCTGACTACCGATCACTTCTTCTTTAACGTACCCCACATTATGCTTTCCTGTGACAGGATCATATGAATAACTGTAGTTCTGCAGGTTCGTTTCAGATCTCAGGGAAAGAATGGAGGGGCCTTGCCGCAATCCTTCAGCATCAGGAACCGCAAAAGCTTCTGTAAAGTTGGAGAGTACTCCGTTCTCGCTTTCTGAAACAGATTCACCGATAATCTGTCCGGCAATTCTGAATTCGTTTTCATTTACCGGCAAGGCGCCATTATTGAGGTTATCAATTGTGCATGCATGCAGCAGAATGGCTGCTGAAGCCAGTAAAAGCGGGAAAATAAATGAGTTGAACCGTATTTTGGTTGATTGCATCATGTTTCTGAATCAGGATATTAATATCGCGTCTACCTTAAGTACAGATGAAGGGGCAGTGTCCCCCTAATGCCAAGGACAAATTTATTACAAAAATCGATTCAAAATTTCGTCACCGTAAACTGTTTTAAGGCCTTCTCGTATATCTCTGAATGCAAGCGCCATATGGTTTTCAACGGTTTTAATACTGATGCCTATTGTTTCTGCAGTCTCCTTGTAGGTAAACTCTTTCATAAAACAGAGCTGAAAAACGGTTCCGCGCTTTTCAGGCATAGCAACAATTAATCGCTGAATCTGATTAAGCAGCTCCCTGTGCTCCATTTCTTTTTCCGTAGTTTTTGCTGAACCGGAAGCTGAATCCTCAGCAGGGTCTGTATTTTGGTCAAACTTTGAATGATACTCAATGTGGTTTAACATTCTGGTGTAGGCTATGCGAAAAAGAAAGGCTCTCAATGATTTGGTTTCATCAATCGTGTTTCTTTTTTCCCATATCATCAAAAAAGCTCGTTGTGTGAGATCCTGTGCCTCATCATGATTCATGCCCCGGCTTATCAGAAAGCGATAAACGGGCTCATAATGACGATCAAAAAATGTTTCAAAAGCTTTCTGATCACCCTTCCTTATCGCAATCGATAATTCGCGATCGTCCAGTTCGCCGCTTTTTGAAAGAGCGAGAATCAGGAAAACAGATTCTATTCCGGGCAGGTGTAGCACGTGTGTAGGTTTGGCTTATGTTGCTAAAAAAATAAAATCTACACTATTTTTTTGTGTAACTGCAAATAAAGCTGATAGAATGATATGCAGTAGCGATTGACCTCTTTTGATTTTCAGTTTTATCATGTGCAGACAGACTCAATACAAGGCTTCAGAAATTTCTATCTCTTTACTCTGAACCACATTATATTTGACAACATTTTTAACGTAACGGAGTGTAAGTTTGAGCGATCAGAAGATTATTTTTTCGATGGTTGGGGTAAGTAAGGTCTACAAACCGAACAAAACGGTATTGAAAGACATCTACCTCTCATTTTTCTATGGCGCCAAGATCGGTGTTCTTGGTTTAAACGGTGCAGGGAAAAGTACATTATTGAGGATTATTGCCGGAGAGGACGAAGATTATCTTGGAGAGATTTCGCGGCAGAAGGGAATTTCGTTCGGCTATCTTTCACAGGAACCACAGCTCGATGATTCCAAAACGGTAAAAGAGATTGTGGAAGAAGGTGTGCAGGAAACCATAAATCTGATTAAGGAATATGAAGCCGTAAATGAGGGTTTCAGCGATCCGGATGCCGATTTTGATGCACTTATTGAAAAGCAAACAAAACTTCAGGAGAAGATAGACAGGATAGGGGCGTGGGATATCGATTCGAAACTTGAACAGGCAATGGATGCACTGCGGTGTCCGCCGGGCGATACAAGTATAGAGGTGCTTTCGGGCGGTGAGCGGCGAAGAGTAGCGCTCTGCAGGCTGCTTCTTAAAAAGCCCGATGTTCTCTTGCTCGACGAACCTACCAACCATCTGGACGCGGAGTCAGTAGGCTGGCTGGAACAGCATCTGGGCCGCTATGAAGGAACCGTTATCGCCGTAACCCATGATCGCTATTTTCTGGATAATGTGGCGGGATGGATCCTGGAGCTCGACCGGGGTGAAGGTATACCGTTTAAGGGTAATTACACTTCATGGCTGGAACAAAAGCAAGAGCGGCTGGCTGTAGAGGAAAAACAGGAGTCGAAGCGCCAGAAAACACTGAAACAGGAGCTGGAGTGGATACGGCAAAACCCTAAAGGGAGGCGCGCGAAGAGTAAAGCAAGAATAAATTCCTATGAGGAGCTTCTTTCAGAAGAGCATCAAAAAGTGCGTGATGAGATGGAAATATTTATTCCTGCGGGCCCCAGGCTTGGCGATAAGGTGATTGTTGCCGACCACGTTAGCAAAGGGTATGGTAATAAACTGCTGGTAGAAGAGATGAATTTCGATCTGCCTCCCGGAGGTATTGTTGGAGTGATCGGTCCGAACGGTGCGGGTAAAACCACTCTTTTCAAAATGATTACCGGCGAAGTAAAACCTGACAGCGGAACCATTTCAATCGGAGATACGGTAAAATTGGGATATGTGGACCAGAAACGTCCGCTCGATCCATCCAAGTCCATTTGGGAGGAGATATCGGGAGGCCAGGATTTGATTAAACTGGGAAATCGTGAGGTAAACTCAAGGGCCTATGTGGCACGATTTAATTTCAGCGGGGGGGATCAGCAGAAAAAGGTCAATGAAATATCAGGTGGTGAACGAAACCGGGTGCACCTGGCAAAAATGCTTAAGGAGGGGGCCAACGTGCTGTTGCTGGATGAGCCTACCAACGACCTCGATGTAAATACGTTGCGGGCGCTGGAAGAAGCCATGCTCGAATTTGCAGGTTGTGTTGTTGTTATTTCGCATGATCGTTGGTTTCTCGACCGTGTTGCAACCCACATACTCGCTTTCGAGGGGAACAGCCAGGTTTATTGGTTTGAGGGCAATTACCAGGAATATGAGGAAAACAAACGTCAACGGTTGGGAATTGATGAAGATCAACCGGTTCGGATCAAGTATAAAAAGCTAACGAGATAGGCATTGAAAGCGCGCTGCTCGATTCTCTGAGGGATTGGCATTTTTTTTGGATCCCGCAGAAGAGTCACAATGATAACATTCGGAGTCTCGCAGATTGGATTTCTGAAGAGGGAAATGTGCTTTAGGTTGATTTTTCAAAAATCTGCGAAAGCACCTGAAGCGCAATATCAGGCCGGATTTGCAGATAACTATCTTAAAGGCCGATTAACCTGAATAACAGGTACATCCCCAGAATGGATTTCAGGCTCCATAGAAGGGTCCGCCAGCGATTGGATGAGACCAGCTTTTTCGCAATGCTCTCTTTGTATCCCCCGGCCAGTTTTTCATGCAGGGGTACCTGGATAAAAAAGGTTATGAGCCATACCAAAACGACCACTCCAAGGCCTATTCGGTGCAACATCAAATAAGGAATGGTGCTGAGTGAGAGTAAAATCGAAGATCCTAGCTCAACCAGCATCACGGGAACCACGACAATCGATATTCTGGATTTGTGGAAGCTCATCCATGTTGAATAACTTTTCTTTTCAAAGCCGTGAAAAGCCGGGTAGTGCACAATCTGGACTGTCCATATCAACCCGCATAAAAAAAAGCTGCTGAACAGATTAAGAATCAGGGTGAGTTCCACAGTGAGGTAAGCGAATGGTTTCAGGATTCTGTATTTTTACCGTCTTGAATAGGAAACGACTTTATAAGCACTAAATCAATATATTTTATGAGCTGGAACCGAACCCACACCTGTGGTGAACTTACAAGCGATGATAAAGGAGAAGAAGTTGTACTGAACGGGTGGGTTTCAACGCGGCGGGATCTTGGCGGATTAATCTTCATCGATCTTCGCGACCGTTACGGAATTACTCAGATCCGTTTCGATGAGACCAACAGCAAGCTTCACAGTATGGCTGAAAATTTACGGTCGGAATATGTAATAGGTGTCAGGGGCACGGTAATCAACCGCAGCAAGGAGACTATCAACCCGAATATGAAAACGGGTGAGATTGAGGTTGATGTATCTGATATGCAGATCTACTCAAGGGCGGAAACCACGCCTTTTGAGATCAAAGAGGATATATCTACAAATGAAGAGATCCGAATGCGGTACCGCTATTTGGATCTTCGCCGCCCCGACCTCCAGAAGAATATGCTTCTGCGATCGCAGGTAACACAAACGGTACGGAATTTCTATCATGACCGGCAGTTTGCTGAGATAGAAACGCCGGTTCTGATGAAATCGACGCCGGAAGGTGCGCGGGATTACCTGGTACCAAGCCGGGTAAACCCGGGTAAATTTTTTGCACTCCCCCAAAGCCCGCAAACCTATAAGCAGATCCTGATGGTTGCAGGCATGGATCGCTACTTCCAGATTGTTAAATGTTTCAGGGACGAAGATTTACGCGCCGACAGGCAGCCTGAATTCACCCAGATAGATGTTGAAATGTCGTTTGTTGACGAAGGCGAGATTTTTTCTATCCACGAAAAACTGATGAAAACGATCTGGAAAAAGCATCTGAATACAGATATTGACGCGTCATTTCCCAGAATGACATACCGTGAGGCTTTGGAAACTTACGGAACCGACAAACCGGATCTCCGGTTTGGAGTGCCGATTCACGATATTTCGGATGTTGTAAAAGATTCCGGCTTCAAGATTTTCAATACAACGGTGCAGAAAGGAGGCCGTGTGGTTTCGATAACCGTGCCGGGTGAGGGAACGCTGGGCCGAGGGGCGCTCGACAGGCTTACAGACAAGGCTGTATCTCAGGCAGGTGCCGCAGGCATGATATTTATGCGCCTGGATGGTGGAGAAATCACGTGCAGCGTTGGCAAGTTCCTGGATGATGAAACCATGCAAAAAATGGCTGACGAATCGGGAGCAAAAGACGGAGACCTGGTACTGATCCTGGCAGGTCCGGCGCCCGATGTATACAAGCAGATGGGTTCGCTGCGTCTCATAGTGGGTAATGATTTTAACCTGATCAACAGATCCCTATTAAAGTTTCTTTGGGTAACGGATTTTCCGCTTGTTGAGTGGTCGAAGGAGGATAAAAGATATTATGCCCTGCACCATCCGTTTACAGCGCCCAGACCTGAAGACATCGACAAACTGGAGTCCGATCCTGAACAAGTGAATGCAAGGGCATACGATTTGGTTCTGAACGGTAACGAAATTGGAGGTGGCTCAATCAGGATTCATGATCATGAGGTTCAGCGCCGGGTATTCCGTGTGCTGGGCATTGATGAGGAAGAAGCAGATGAGAAGTTCGGTTTTCTTCTGGATGCCTTCAAATATGGCGCCCCGCCCCACGGAGGGATTGCTCTCGGACTTGACCGAATGATTATGCTGATGGCAGGAGCCAACAGTTTAAGAGACGTCATTGCGTTTCCAAAAAATCAAAAAGCGCAAAGTCTGATGGACAACTCACCGAGCGAGGTGGACGAAAAGCAGCTTAAAGAACTGCATATCGCCCTGCGTAAACCTGCTCCAGACTGAGCAAAACGTACAGATTGCACTTAATTTTAATACAAAGTTAAAGAACCATTGAAAACTGCCGGAATAGATGGCTGTAAAGCCGGTTGGCTTTTGATCACATTTGACAAGGAGCCGGCCTACAACGTATTGAGAACGGACGAAGATCTGAAGAAGGCGCTTGAAGAGTACGAGCGTGTTTTTATTGATATGCCAATCGGTTTGGAGGATGAAAACTATACGCGTGAATGCGACAGACTGCTCCGCGAAAAACTCGGTTCGGAATACGCTTCAAGCGTGTTCAGCCCGCCCATACGCCCGGCACTGCATGCTCCCTCTTATGCTGAAGCCAATATGCAGAGTTATGAATTCACTGAAAAGAAACTGACTTTGCAGGCATGGAACATAACGCCTAAAATCAGGCTGTTGGATCAGCTTCTGATTCAAAATCCATCCTGGCGGGAAAAGGTACTGGAAAGCCATCCTGAAATCCTGTTTATGAAGTTGAACGGGGGGATGATTTATCAAAAGAAGAATACAAAAAAGGGGATACGGCACAGGCTTGACCTGGTAACCGGCCGCGAGCCTGTGGCAGCGGACTTTTTCCGCGATATCAAAGAAGAGTATCGTAGAAATGAAGTGGAAGAGGACGACATTGTGGATGCAATGGCGCTTGCACTCGGAGCTTTGCAATCGATAAAGAAGGGAATTAAAACACTTCCTGAAAACCCGGAAAAAGATTCAGAGGGCCTGCCAAAGGCAATTCACTACGTATAGATGAAGGCCATTCATCAAAACCTATTCATCACTTGCGGGCTTACAGAGTGAGAATTATTGTTAGGGCGCAGAAAATTTAGGCCGGCAGAGGTTTGAAATATCTATGTAGTCTTTTTTGGTGGATTTACCGGTTCAGAATCTTTTTGTACTTAACACCTGCCTGGTAAACCCGGTTCACGCCATTAAATGCCGCTATTCGGTATGCCTCCGAATAGGTTGGATAATTCAGAACGTTCTCGATAAAATACTTGATGGATCCCTCGTTCGACATAACCGCCTGACCCAAGTGAATCAGATCTGTTGCCTGGCTGCCAATAATATGCACCCCGATAAGTTTGAGGTCATCGGTCTTGAAGACCAGTTTTAGCAGACCTTCCGTTTCATAACTTACGTCGGCCTGGGTGGTATTCTGGTATTGGGCTCTTCCTACCGTAACATCAATTCCCATCTCTTTTGCCTTCTGTTCGGTGAGCCCGATTGCAGCAATTTCCGGAATAGAATAGATCCCGAACGGAGTGTCGCCCGAAGGAGATTCATTCGGCATATCGAACATTGCGCAGGAAGCCAGACGCCCCTGTACAAATGACGCTGCAGCCGAAGAGGGGTTTCCAATTACATCGCCCGCAGCATATATGGACGGTACCGTGGTTCTCAGTGAGTCATCCGCTGAGATATAACCGAACTCATCGACCTCGATATCCAGTTTGTCGCTCCACAATGATTCTGTATTGGGTTTTTTGCCACCAACATAGAGGATATGATCGGTTTCCGAAACCTGCATACGGTCTGTATCGTTTTGTTTGAAGGCAACTTCCATGCATGTTCTCAGGGCATTCCTGCTGACGCTTTTCACCTCCGATTCCCAGAATATCTGGATATTCCTTTTGTTCAGAATATGTACAAGTTCATCCTTTATTTCACTGTCAAGAAAAGTGAGAATATCTGATGTATCACTTAAAATTGTAATGCGTGTGCCAAGGGCTGCAAATATGGTTGCGTACTCAAATGCAATTACACCGCTCCCCACAATCACCAGCCGCCGGGGAATATGCGTAAGCCCCAATATGGAGTCATAATCCAATACGTTTTTGTGATCGATCTCAAAATTGTCTGGTTCTTTGGGACTGCTTCCGGTAGAAATGAGGATGTGATCGGCTGTGTAGGTCTGTACTTTGTTGAGGTGGTCGCTCACTTCCACAGTGTGTTCATCCAGAATAGTACCGCGCCCCCTGGCCGTATCAATTTTATTCTTGATGATATCCCGTTTTACTTTCTTGTTCTTACTCTCCAGGATTGTTTTTTTGTAAAGAAGCAGGTCCTCCATCCGAAACTTTTCGTAAGGCTTTCGCCCTTTTTCATCCCCAAATTGAGCATGAAACTTTTGAATCAGATTGGCCGCTTCACGCAATGCTTTGCTGGGTACGGTTCCTTTATGAAGCCATGTACCGCCCAAACGGCTTGTGTCTGCTTCTACGATTAATACGTTTTTATCGAATTTTGTGCTCTGCATTGCACAAGAGAAACCGGCAGGGCCACTGCCGAGAATGATTACATCGTAATCGTAAGCCATATTTGCCGTTTAGAATTATGAATATTGATGAGTTGAATTTACCGATGACGCATTCCCTCATCAAACAAAATGTAATGTTTAATTTAAAAAAGTTTGATGGAACGTTTTTTACGCAGTAGTTTTTCTTAATAGAGGATGGAATTACGTAACGCATTGCTCTCAATAGCGTTGCAGAAATTTAAATTAAAACGAATAAACGGAAAAACTGATATGTCTTTCAAACTACCAGACTTACCTTACGATTTTGATGCTCTTGAGCCGAGCATAGATGCGCGAACGATGGAGATTCACCATGGAAAACACCATCAGGGGTATACTAATAAGCTGAATGCCGCTTTGGAAGGGCATGAATTTGCCGATCTTCCTGTCGAAGAGGTGCTTAGAAGGATCAATGAAGTGCCTCAGGAAGTGCGTCAGGCCGTAATTAACAACGGCGGCGGTTATGCCAACCACAAATTATTCTGGACAGTATTGTCTCCGAACGGCGGCGGTGAACCTTCAGGTGAGCTTGCTGATGCCATAGACAAGGCTTTCGGCAGTTTCGATGAATTTAAGGATACATTCAAAAGTACTGCTACCTCACAATTCGGATCCGGTTGGGGATGGCTTTGCGTAGATGGAAACGGCGGTTTGAAAGTACTTTCAACCGCTAACCAGGACAGCCCGCTTATGAATGGCCTTACGCCTATCCTTGGTGTTGATGTCTGGGAACATGCATACTACCTGCACTATCAGAATCGCAGACCGGATTATGTGGATGCATTCTGGAACGTAGTAAAATGGGATCAGGTAGCAAAAAACTATGCAGACGCCAAATAAGGTGACCTGACATTCTGCACTAGCGTGCAGATAAATGATGTACTATAAATGCCACCCGCTTCAACTGCGCGGTGGCATTTTTTTTGCAATCGGTCTAACGCAGATCCAGTCTTACCCATTTTTCAAATTCCCCAAGACTCCGGCTTATATCCTGTCTTCTCGGCTGCCGCTGTCTTTGATTGCCATAAATGCCGCGCTGCCGATCCATCGTTGGGCTGTAGTCGCTATCGGTATTTATTCTGAAGGAGGGGGTTTCAACAGCCAGCCCAAGCCAAACGTCATTACCGTTGAATCCATAAATGGAGTCACCGTTTCTGGGGATTTTCAACTCCAGTGAGATATACCTGCTTCGATTATCAGCCGCAATTTGCATGCCATCCACTTCAATCCGGGTCTGATCTACAAACGCGTATTCCGGATTTCTTCCATCCGGTCTTTCCACAATCAGAATTCTGTCGAATATCTGTTCTTCAAGATTTTCCAGCATGTCCAGGTTCGCAGGCTTCGAAAACCAATCCGACTCTGTGAGAAAATCATTAAACACCGCAGGATTTTCGCGCAGCAGATTAAAAGAACCCGATGGATAACCCACTCCGGTTTTATTTCGCTCCTCTTCATTATCGCTCAGATACACAATCAACCCCGACTGCCTGATTGTGCGATCCCTGAACGGGCTGGTAATTTCAATGAAGAGATACAGATTCTGTTCATCATACCTCGCGTAGTAGTTAATGCCCTCTTCAGGCATGATGAGTGTCTCGCCCGTGTCCCAGTCGGACAGGCTGCCGTCAATTACAGGAGTATCCGATGTCTCCGGAGGGGTAATGGTGCTTGTACTTCCACATGCTGCAAAAAAAATCAGTGATGCAGACAGCAAAAAAAATAAAGCAAAAACATTAAAATTGAATTTTCTGCGAATCATATGTGGTTATTTATTGCTTTGAAATTGAAAAATGACAGAACCGGAAACCGAATCACAGGCTCCAAAAAATGATGAATTTTTCATATCTTAAGCCCGAATTAAAGA of the Rhodohalobacter mucosus genome contains:
- a CDS encoding DUF5666 domain-containing protein produces the protein MMQSTKIRFNSFIFPLLLASAAILLHACTIDNLNNGALPVNENEFRIAGQIIGESVSESENGVLSNFTEAFAVPDAEGLRQGPSILSLRSETNLQNYSYSYDPVTGKHNVGYVKEEVIGSQQVSSDVSLTYTFRNSQGNLIENPVENFSSIESVEFLSSKSGSIETTDKLSVFSRVDRFFIDGISGASPNLLIDGIHSGEGFFSIIQPDGSRLEREYILDMNFLNVSINKENVEANRNFRSGVTGALSYESTIRENGSASEGTKIVNGTLEFAGDGTALLKFRNFFDVFRVRLDKGTVFDDDEFEGRIAEVNLTQNIFVLANGQRIRLTAETLIEDDGDYFSLQEVAAALSENNRVKAEGDYIRDQESENLWTASEVEFEDDSNEFEEAILSVNLNDNAFTVQSGDTYYLTETSEIDDDSDFLSLQEVQNAIEDSLPVFADGKFVVETTTGRLIVEEVEFTYNVQEIDEPVVSVDGTDNTFTVLSGKTIKITDETVINPDKIATLQDVETALSQGINVEAAATIYFDSSNNLWIALQVEFDESDDDDDDEGEGEGDD
- a CDS encoding RNA polymerase sigma factor, whose translation is MLHLPGIESVFLILALSKSGELDDRELSIAIRKGDQKAFETFFDRHYEPVYRFLISRGMNHDEAQDLTQRAFLMIWEKRNTIDETKSLRAFLFRIAYTRMLNHIEYHSKFDQNTDPAEDSASGSAKTTEKEMEHRELLNQIQRLIVAMPEKRGTVFQLCFMKEFTYKETAETIGISIKTVENHMALAFRDIREGLKTVYGDEILNRFL
- the ettA gene encoding energy-dependent translational throttle protein EttA; protein product: MVGVSKVYKPNKTVLKDIYLSFFYGAKIGVLGLNGAGKSTLLRIIAGEDEDYLGEISRQKGISFGYLSQEPQLDDSKTVKEIVEEGVQETINLIKEYEAVNEGFSDPDADFDALIEKQTKLQEKIDRIGAWDIDSKLEQAMDALRCPPGDTSIEVLSGGERRRVALCRLLLKKPDVLLLDEPTNHLDAESVGWLEQHLGRYEGTVIAVTHDRYFLDNVAGWILELDRGEGIPFKGNYTSWLEQKQERLAVEEKQESKRQKTLKQELEWIRQNPKGRRAKSKARINSYEELLSEEHQKVRDEMEIFIPAGPRLGDKVIVADHVSKGYGNKLLVEEMNFDLPPGGIVGVIGPNGAGKTTLFKMITGEVKPDSGTISIGDTVKLGYVDQKRPLDPSKSIWEEISGGQDLIKLGNREVNSRAYVARFNFSGGDQQKKVNEISGGERNRVHLAKMLKEGANVLLLDEPTNDLDVNTLRALEEAMLEFAGCVVVISHDRWFLDRVATHILAFEGNSQVYWFEGNYQEYEENKRQRLGIDEDQPVRIKYKKLTR
- the aspS gene encoding aspartate--tRNA ligase; translated protein: MSWNRTHTCGELTSDDKGEEVVLNGWVSTRRDLGGLIFIDLRDRYGITQIRFDETNSKLHSMAENLRSEYVIGVRGTVINRSKETINPNMKTGEIEVDVSDMQIYSRAETTPFEIKEDISTNEEIRMRYRYLDLRRPDLQKNMLLRSQVTQTVRNFYHDRQFAEIETPVLMKSTPEGARDYLVPSRVNPGKFFALPQSPQTYKQILMVAGMDRYFQIVKCFRDEDLRADRQPEFTQIDVEMSFVDEGEIFSIHEKLMKTIWKKHLNTDIDASFPRMTYREALETYGTDKPDLRFGVPIHDISDVVKDSGFKIFNTTVQKGGRVVSITVPGEGTLGRGALDRLTDKAVSQAGAAGMIFMRLDGGEITCSVGKFLDDETMQKMADESGAKDGDLVLILAGPAPDVYKQMGSLRLIVGNDFNLINRSLLKFLWVTDFPLVEWSKEDKRYYALHHPFTAPRPEDIDKLESDPEQVNARAYDLVLNGNEIGGGSIRIHDHEVQRRVFRVLGIDEEEADEKFGFLLDAFKYGAPPHGGIALGLDRMIMLMAGANSLRDVIAFPKNQKAQSLMDNSPSEVDEKQLKELHIALRKPAPD
- a CDS encoding DUF429 domain-containing protein, whose protein sequence is MKTAGIDGCKAGWLLITFDKEPAYNVLRTDEDLKKALEEYERVFIDMPIGLEDENYTRECDRLLREKLGSEYASSVFSPPIRPALHAPSYAEANMQSYEFTEKKLTLQAWNITPKIRLLDQLLIQNPSWREKVLESHPEILFMKLNGGMIYQKKNTKKGIRHRLDLVTGREPVAADFFRDIKEEYRRNEVEEDDIVDAMALALGALQSIKKGIKTLPENPEKDSEGLPKAIHYV
- the sthA gene encoding Si-specific NAD(P)(+) transhydrogenase; the encoded protein is MAYDYDVIILGSGPAGFSCAMQSTKFDKNVLIVEADTSRLGGTWLHKGTVPSKALREAANLIQKFHAQFGDEKGRKPYEKFRMEDLLLYKKTILESKNKKVKRDIIKNKIDTARGRGTILDEHTVEVSDHLNKVQTYTADHILISTGSSPKEPDNFEIDHKNVLDYDSILGLTHIPRRLVIVGSGVIAFEYATIFAALGTRITILSDTSDILTFLDSEIKDELVHILNKRNIQIFWESEVKSVSRNALRTCMEVAFKQNDTDRMQVSETDHILYVGGKKPNTESLWSDKLDIEVDEFGYISADDSLRTTVPSIYAAGDVIGNPSSAAASFVQGRLASCAMFDMPNESPSGDTPFGIYSIPEIAAIGLTEQKAKEMGIDVTVGRAQYQNTTQADVSYETEGLLKLVFKTDDLKLIGVHIIGSQATDLIHLGQAVMSNEGSIKYFIENVLNYPTYSEAYRIAAFNGVNRVYQAGVKYKKILNR
- a CDS encoding superoxide dismutase, whose product is MSFKLPDLPYDFDALEPSIDARTMEIHHGKHHQGYTNKLNAALEGHEFADLPVEEVLRRINEVPQEVRQAVINNGGGYANHKLFWTVLSPNGGGEPSGELADAIDKAFGSFDEFKDTFKSTATSQFGSGWGWLCVDGNGGLKVLSTANQDSPLMNGLTPILGVDVWEHAYYLHYQNRRPDYVDAFWNVVKWDQVAKNYADAK